ATTTCCAAAAATGAAAATTACAATAGCAGCTGATAATGACATAAAAAAAGAGCTAAATAATGCAGTAAATGTTGGTAAAAAAACAGCTTTTGATATACAACAAAAAAATGACAATATTAAGGTTGTATTGCCAAATTTCACAAATGAAGAAGTAAATAAAGGACTAAGCGATTTTAATGATTTAATGCAAAGTAGAGGACTTGAAGAGGTAAAAAAGCAGATTAAAGAACAATTAGTAAAACAACTAAGAACAGAAAAAGCACTAAACCAATCAAAATCTATAAAAAGAGAAATTTCAGCAAAAAAAGATATTGCTATATCTTTGTAAGGCAAAACTATGAAAAAAGAGACAAATCAAGCATTAGCTTATGTGTATGGAATTTTAACTATTTTTATAGTGTTACTAATTATAAGCTCAATTTCAACTCAATATATTGCAAAATCATTTAACTACTCTCCAAATTTAGGCGAAACTTGGATTTATGGCTTATATAATCCTTTAAGTTTTATCTTTTGGAGTAAAGATTATTACTCTTTTTATCCGGCTTTTTTCAATCAATTTTTTGTATTTTTAAGTGCTGGGATAGCATTTAGCTTCATTATGTTTATTATAGTTAGGCTATTTTTTATAAGAAAAGCAAAAGCTATAAAAGATCTGCACGGATCAGCAAGATGGGCGAATTTAAAAGATATTGAAGAAATGGGAATATTAAACAACGATGATGGTGTTTATATTGGTGGATTTTTACATAAAAAAACAACTTATTATCTAAAACACAACGGACCTGAACATATCATCGCTTTTGCACCTACAAGAAGCGGAAAAGGCGTTGGGCTAGTATTACCAACTTTATTATCTTGGAAGCATTCAGCACTTATAATAGATATTAAGGGCGAACTTTGGAATTTAACTGCTGGTTGGAGAAAAAAGTATGCAAATAATAAAGTTTTAAAATTTGATCCAACTTGCACCGATGGAAGTGCGGTTAAATTTAACATTTTAGAAGAAATTAAAATTGACACAATTCACGAGATAAAAGATACCCAAAATATCGCAATCAATCTTATATTTAAAGGAGAAAGTCCATCAAATAACATACAATCAAATACAAGTTATTTTAAAAATGAAGCTGTTTCATTTTTATCTGCGATAACTTTATTTATGTTACACCAAGCAAAAACACAATCTAAAAACACCCCTAGTTTATATGATTTGTATAAATTTATAAACGACCCTGATTTTTCAATTGATGAGCGTTTAGCTGAAATGTTGGATTGTGATTTAGAGATCGAAGAAACTTCAAAAGATATGATAAAAAGTATAGCAAAATCAATGTCAAATAAAGCTCCACAAGAATTAAGCGGCGTTATAGGCTCAACAAACGAAGCTTTAAATTTATATATTGATCCAATCATTGCAAAAAACATATCAAAGAGTGAATTTAAAATAAGAGATTTAATGAATTATGATTTGCCAGTTAGTCTTTATATAACCATTCCACCAAGCAATATGGATAGATTAAAACCACTTAATAATCTTTTAATAAATCAAATTTTAAGAACTCTTACTGATGAATCACTAAAATTTGAAGATGGTAAAGGAGTTGAAAACTATAAACATAGACTTTTATTTATGGGTGATGAGATAGTTTCTCTTGGAAAATTAGGTTCTGTTGAAAATAATATCGCCTATGCAGCTGGTTATGGAATAAAATATTATTTCATTATCCAAGATATTTCACAACTCCATAATCTTTATGGTAAAGATGAAAGTATTATATCAAATTGCCATGTAAGAATTGCATATGCTCCAAATAAAATAGAAACGGCAAAAGTTTTATCTGAAATGAGTGGAAAAGCAACTGTTATTAAAAAAGCAATTACAAGCTCAGGTAAAAGAATGTCTGTGATTTTAGATAATGTAAGTGAAACTATCCAGGAAACACAACGCCCTATAATTACAGATGATGAATGTATGAGAATAAAAGCAGCAAAAAAAGATAAAAAAACAGGACTTATTACAGAAGCGGGGGATATGCTTATTTTTATAGCTGGATCTTTACCAATTTATGGAAAACAAATACTTTTTTTCAAAGATGAAACTTTTTTACAAAGATCAAAAATTAACCTAGATAATAAATTAAGCGACATCATAAAATAAAAGGAAAAATTATGAATTTACACTTTGTATTAAACGCAAAAGGTGGCATTGGAAAAAGTTTTATAAGCTCACTACTTTGTCAATATCTACTTTTTAAAAATGAAAGTATCTTAGCCATAGATACAGACCCAAACAATACAACTTTATACAATATAAAAGCACTAAAAGCTAAATTTTTACAGCTTATTTCAGAAGATGGAAATTTTAATGTTAGAGAATTTGATAAAATTATAGAAATTGCTTTTGATAAAAAGCATGATGATATTATAATCGATAGTGGTGCAACTACTTTTATACCATTAGTTAGCTATTTAAAAGAAAATGAAATCATAAATTTACTAAAAGATAATGAAATAAATGTTTATATGCATGTTCCAATTGTTGGCGGACAAGCAAGAGATGACACAATTTTAGGATTAACCCAACTTATACAAGCATTTGATAACTCTTTTGTGGTGTGGATTAATGAATATCACGGAAAACTACTTAAAGATAATAAAGAATTTGAAGAGTTTGAAGAATATCAAAAAATAAAAGAAAAAATAGTGGCAGTTATTTATTTAAATTTACTTAGTAAAGATACATTTGGTAAGGATTTAAACGATATGACAAGCTCAAATTTAACATTTGATGAAGTTATGAAAAATAAAGATTTTTCACTAATGAGCAAACAAAGACTTAAAATATTTAGAGATAAGGCTTTTAAACAATTAGAAATATTTTTATAATATTGTAAAGATATGATTTAAATATCATATAATTATCTTTAAAATATTTATATAATATTAAATATAAATATTGTATAATTAGATAAATTTAAAAATAAGGAGATAAAATGACTTACCCAGAAGTTAATAGTTTAGAAGAAAGTTTGGCGATACTAAAAAAATATAAAAATGAGCTTAGTAAAGATGATTATGATAATATAAAATCAGTTATAGGCTCTCACGCAATAGAAAATGAGTATTTAAATGAAATAGATATAGAAATGCTTGTAGATAAGGCAATAAATAATAGAACAACCGAAGAATCAATAAACAGACTAAAAAATAAAGGCTTATTGTGAATGATATCTTTGAAGAGCTAATTACAAACAATAAATTAGGAATTAAAAATTATGATAAATTTGAAAAAACAAGTAGAAAATATACTGCCAATAGAATATTTGAAATTCAAAAAAATCCCATTAAGGGAAATTTTGATTATCAGCACTTAAAAGATATCCATAAATTTATTTTCCAAGAT
Above is a window of Campylobacter ureolyticus ACS-301-V-Sch3b DNA encoding:
- a CDS encoding type IV secretory system conjugative DNA transfer family protein; protein product: MKKETNQALAYVYGILTIFIVLLIISSISTQYIAKSFNYSPNLGETWIYGLYNPLSFIFWSKDYYSFYPAFFNQFFVFLSAGIAFSFIMFIIVRLFFIRKAKAIKDLHGSARWANLKDIEEMGILNNDDGVYIGGFLHKKTTYYLKHNGPEHIIAFAPTRSGKGVGLVLPTLLSWKHSALIIDIKGELWNLTAGWRKKYANNKVLKFDPTCTDGSAVKFNILEEIKIDTIHEIKDTQNIAINLIFKGESPSNNIQSNTSYFKNEAVSFLSAITLFMLHQAKTQSKNTPSLYDLYKFINDPDFSIDERLAEMLDCDLEIEETSKDMIKSIAKSMSNKAPQELSGVIGSTNEALNLYIDPIIAKNISKSEFKIRDLMNYDLPVSLYITIPPSNMDRLKPLNNLLINQILRTLTDESLKFEDGKGVENYKHRLLFMGDEIVSLGKLGSVENNIAYAAGYGIKYYFIIQDISQLHNLYGKDESIISNCHVRIAYAPNKIETAKVLSEMSGKATVIKKAITSSGKRMSVILDNVSETIQETQRPIITDDECMRIKAAKKDKKTGLITEAGDMLIFIAGSLPIYGKQILFFKDETFLQRSKINLDNKLSDIIK
- a CDS encoding conjugal transfer protein TraL encodes the protein MMNLHFVLNAKGGIGKSFISSLLCQYLLFKNESILAIDTDPNNTTLYNIKALKAKFLQLISEDGNFNVREFDKIIEIAFDKKHDDIIIDSGATTFIPLVSYLKENEIINLLKDNEINVYMHVPIVGGQARDDTILGLTQLIQAFDNSFVVWINEYHGKLLKDNKEFEEFEEYQKIKEKIVAVIYLNLLSKDTFGKDLNDMTSSNLTFDEVMKNKDFSLMSKQRLKIFRDKAFKQLEIFL